In the Flavobacterium sp. J372 genome, one interval contains:
- a CDS encoding SusC/RagA family TonB-linked outer membrane protein: MRKPLLNISLLLVAMSGFAQIPPTPTPPMTRQDSIFADSIAMTNELEQVVVIGYGTRRAGAITGSVSQVKAADIVRTPAQSAIQAIQGKAAGVNIVTNDEPGASPTIRVRGLGTITGARDPLYVIDGIETSTAAGINPSDIATIDVLKDASSLAIYGQKGSNGVVIITTKKGRKGQMKVSYDAFYGQKTIQRKVEMADSYRFAYYNNSALGSTSYYSFEQPYNTDWLDEITQTGEVISHTVALSGGGDTGTYYFSASNYREKGILEGTDFQRTNILLKNDLFLINDRLKVTPFVNLSLTKGVGKPLSAFTNAYMQSPIVPVRFPDGTWGAPIRNTAGIADPAGADRFNNVANPVAQLYYANGEYKNTKLIGSINAELKVLDYLKLTSNFGATSDWFRSYNFTPNREIWISQNPGAPLSNYRDPYINTLSQERSSSYRFNWDNFLTFNKDFNEHTVTATAGYSWTSIGYYEVLRGTRNDVPVQSNYWNLDFATFTGTPNAPVNPGNVVSGSEATPTTSLSAFGRLEYDYKDKYLLSASYRREGISSFQQGRRWDGFPSVSAGWVISNEDFMNDVSFVNSLKIRGGYGEVGNGYGSRPLNQLQFRPNANYPFGNSPTINPGSYVPFQVDPNLTWEVMKEIDLGIDFTVLDSRLSGTFDVYSRTQDRLILPVRVPSVVSPENVYLNAGEVSNKGFELSLRWSDNIGEDFRYWIGGNFSYNKNELKSVDNAFFGQYQGGSLNNGELTKQVLVGEALGSFYVYDYSFGNDGYFVYSAERKVAGSYLPTHTYGANIGFEWKRFDFAADIYGVGGNKIYNGKKALRMGGENVESAILDDFWTPSTPNAENPRPFNDRPRPSTYYIEDGAFLRINNITLGYTLPEMLDGLDKIRVYATAVNPFLFTKYSGYSPELSGNSNGDPLGTAGIELDAYPTNKTFVIGLNVGF, translated from the coding sequence ATGAGGAAACCTTTACTCAACATTAGCTTATTATTAGTCGCAATGTCAGGTTTTGCACAAATACCGCCAACACCTACGCCTCCAATGACACGACAAGACTCAATTTTTGCTGACTCAATCGCAATGACAAATGAGCTTGAGCAGGTAGTTGTCATAGGGTACGGTACACGCCGTGCCGGTGCCATAACAGGCTCTGTATCTCAGGTAAAAGCAGCTGATATTGTACGCACGCCTGCACAATCAGCCATACAGGCTATACAAGGAAAAGCAGCAGGTGTAAATATTGTTACAAATGACGAACCCGGCGCCAGCCCTACAATAAGGGTGAGGGGATTGGGAACAATAACCGGAGCCAGAGATCCGCTTTATGTTATTGATGGAATTGAAACTTCTACAGCAGCAGGTATTAACCCAAGTGATATTGCAACAATAGATGTATTGAAAGATGCATCTTCGCTCGCAATATATGGACAGAAAGGCTCAAATGGTGTGGTTATTATCACAACTAAAAAGGGTAGAAAAGGCCAGATGAAGGTGTCTTATGATGCATTTTATGGCCAAAAAACAATACAGCGTAAAGTTGAAATGGCTGATTCTTACAGGTTTGCATATTATAATAACTCAGCTTTAGGCTCAACAAGCTATTACAGCTTTGAGCAGCCTTATAACACAGACTGGCTCGATGAAATAACGCAAACAGGTGAAGTAATAAGCCATACGGTGGCGCTTTCCGGAGGAGGAGATACGGGAACATATTACTTTTCAGCATCTAACTACAGGGAAAAAGGTATTTTAGAAGGTACAGATTTTCAGCGTACCAACATTTTACTGAAAAATGATCTTTTCCTGATAAATGATAGGTTGAAGGTAACACCGTTTGTTAACCTTTCTTTAACAAAAGGTGTTGGTAAACCACTTAGCGCATTCACAAATGCATATATGCAGTCGCCAATTGTACCGGTTCGTTTCCCTGATGGAACGTGGGGCGCGCCAATCAGGAATACAGCGGGTATTGCAGATCCTGCCGGAGCCGACAGGTTTAATAACGTTGCAAACCCGGTGGCACAGCTTTATTATGCAAATGGTGAATACAAAAATACCAAACTGATAGGCTCAATTAATGCAGAGCTGAAAGTTTTAGACTATTTAAAGCTTACTTCAAATTTCGGCGCGACCTCAGATTGGTTCAGGTCATATAATTTCACGCCAAACCGTGAGATATGGATTTCACAAAACCCGGGAGCGCCTCTCAGCAATTATCGTGACCCGTACATCAATACGCTATCACAGGAAAGGTCATCAAGCTATCGCTTCAACTGGGATAACTTCCTTACTTTCAATAAAGATTTTAACGAGCACACGGTAACAGCAACTGCAGGCTATTCTTGGACATCAATAGGATATTATGAGGTTTTAAGAGGTACACGAAATGATGTACCTGTACAAAGCAATTACTGGAATCTTGATTTTGCAACATTTACAGGAACGCCTAATGCACCTGTTAACCCCGGAAATGTTGTAAGCGGCTCTGAAGCTACTCCAACAACTTCGCTATCTGCATTTGGCCGTTTAGAGTATGATTACAAAGACAAATACTTACTATCAGCATCATACAGGCGAGAAGGCATTAGCTCTTTCCAGCAGGGCAGGCGCTGGGATGGTTTCCCATCGGTTTCTGCAGGATGGGTTATTTCAAATGAAGATTTCATGAATGATGTAAGTTTCGTGAACAGCCTTAAGATACGCGGCGGTTATGGCGAGGTGGGCAACGGTTATGGCTCCAGGCCTCTTAACCAGCTGCAATTCAGGCCTAACGCCAACTATCCTTTTGGTAACAGCCCTACAATAAATCCGGGTTCTTATGTACCATTCCAGGTTGACCCTAACCTTACCTGGGAAGTTATGAAGGAAATTGACCTTGGTATTGATTTTACAGTGCTTGACAGCAGGCTTTCGGGTACGTTTGATGTATACAGCCGTACGCAGGACAGGTTGATTCTTCCGGTAAGGGTACCTTCAGTAGTGTCTCCCGAAAATGTGTACTTAAATGCCGGTGAGGTTAGTAATAAAGGTTTCGAATTATCATTACGCTGGAGCGATAACATTGGTGAAGACTTCAGGTACTGGATTGGTGGTAACTTCTCATATAACAAAAACGAACTTAAGTCGGTTGATAATGCCTTCTTTGGGCAATACCAGGGTGGTTCGCTTAACAATGGCGAATTAACCAAGCAGGTATTGGTTGGCGAGGCGCTTGGCAGTTTCTATGTTTATGACTATTCATTTGGCAATGACGGCTATTTTGTTTACAGTGCTGAACGTAAGGTTGCAGGCTCATACCTGCCAACGCATACCTATGGCGCAAACATAGGCTTTGAGTGGAAACGCTTTGATTTTGCTGCTGACATTTATGGCGTGGGCGGCAATAAAATTTACAATGGTAAAAAAGCGCTGCGCATGGGAGGTGAGAACGTTGAAAGCGCAATACTTGACGATTTCTGGACGCCTTCAACCCCGAATGCTGAAAACCCGAGGCCATTTAATGACAGGCCGCGTCCGTCAACTTACTACATAGAAGATGGTGCGTTCCTAAGGATAAACAACATTACTCTGGGATACACACTGCCTGAGATGCTTGATGGGCTTGATAAAATTCGCGTATATGCTACAGCAGTAAACCCATTCCTGTTCACTAAATATTCGGGTTACTCGCCTGAGCTTTCCGGGAACAGCAACGGAGACCCGCTGGGGACAGCAGGTATTGAGCTGGATGCTTACCCAACAAACAAAACTTTTGTAATTGGCCTTAACGTAGGGTTTTAA
- a CDS encoding two-component regulator propeller domain-containing protein, which yields MGNADNEEIWKVFRHGNILYFQSFNELYYVNGTKTGKIKFPSQISYCYVVDGDIYVASVRNGIYKFDGKNFIHISNWPELKDNVVHGVEKYGAETYIFTKYSGVYLVNGEKLVPWQHPLNSRFKNEVIVTARFAGNTMVVGTGLQGVYLVDIKSGAFKNINRSNSLKNNAVLSIAIDREKDLWLGLDNGVAHIELNSPVSIFTDNIGILGSVYSLSETAGGIFICN from the coding sequence TTGGGCAATGCCGATAATGAAGAGATTTGGAAAGTGTTTCGTCATGGTAATATACTTTATTTTCAGTCGTTTAATGAGCTTTATTATGTTAATGGCACAAAAACAGGTAAGATAAAGTTTCCATCACAAATTTCATATTGTTACGTTGTTGATGGAGATATCTATGTTGCATCAGTACGTAATGGCATTTATAAATTTGACGGTAAGAATTTTATACACATATCAAATTGGCCTGAACTTAAAGATAATGTAGTTCACGGAGTTGAAAAGTACGGGGCAGAGACATATATTTTTACTAAATATTCAGGAGTATATCTAGTAAATGGTGAAAAGCTCGTACCATGGCAACACCCCTTAAATTCCAGATTTAAAAATGAAGTTATAGTTACTGCAAGATTTGCGGGCAACACAATGGTTGTAGGTACAGGTTTGCAGGGAGTTTATCTTGTGGATATAAAATCCGGTGCTTTTAAGAATATAAACCGTAGCAACAGCCTTAAAAACAATGCTGTACTTTCAATAGCAATAGATCGGGAAAAAGACCTTTGGCTTGGCCTTGATAATGGCGTTGCTCATATAGAGCTAAACTCGCCGGTTTCTATATTTACGGATAACATTGGAATATTAGGTTCGGTATATTCATTATCTGAAACAGCAGGGGGGATATTTATTTGTAACTAA
- a CDS encoding glucoamylase family protein: MKIFPLLALVSFFISCSSCDKNDDGSNTTTPPVDPPVGEIFTEAQLMDKVQKDAFKYFWDYAEPNSKLARERYHVDDPGNDAQIVTTGGSGFGLMTLLVGIERNFVTREAAVARLQTALTFLENADRFHGAWPHWMNGNTGRVIPFGAPDDGGDLVETSFLCQALICVREYFKDGTAEEQALAAKADLLWKGVEWSWYTKGENALYWHWSPNVGWQLNFKLEGYNECLITYVMAASSPTYPVGKDAYDQAWARNGAIRSNATSWGLPVILKYNGTNGVGPMFWSHYSYLGLDPMTLKDQYADYQALVVNHAKIQHAYCVANPIGWTGYSDKVWGLTASYTRNSDGSVGYSAHAPNNDRGVITPTAALSSYPYTPAESLKHLRFLYEDAAWKDKLIGHAGPYDAFSIHHSWFTKRYLAIDQGTIAPMIENHRTGLLWELFMNAPEVKQGLQTLGFESTKHGI; the protein is encoded by the coding sequence ATGAAAATATTTCCGTTATTAGCCCTCGTTTCATTTTTTATATCGTGTTCATCATGCGATAAAAATGATGATGGCAGCAACACTACAACACCACCTGTTGACCCTCCCGTTGGCGAAATCTTCACAGAAGCCCAGCTGATGGATAAGGTTCAGAAAGACGCATTTAAATACTTTTGGGATTACGCCGAGCCAAACTCTAAACTGGCCCGTGAAAGATACCATGTTGATGACCCCGGTAATGATGCGCAGATAGTAACTACAGGCGGCTCGGGCTTCGGGCTTATGACCCTGCTTGTAGGTATTGAAAGAAATTTTGTAACACGCGAGGCTGCCGTTGCACGCCTGCAGACAGCCCTGACCTTCCTTGAAAATGCCGATCGTTTTCATGGCGCATGGCCTCACTGGATGAATGGCAATACCGGTCGCGTTATACCATTTGGCGCTCCTGACGATGGAGGAGACCTGGTAGAAACATCATTCCTATGCCAGGCGCTCATCTGCGTACGCGAATACTTTAAAGATGGAACTGCCGAAGAACAGGCACTTGCTGCCAAAGCCGACCTGCTTTGGAAAGGCGTAGAATGGAGCTGGTATACCAAAGGCGAAAATGCATTGTACTGGCATTGGTCGCCGAATGTTGGGTGGCAGTTAAACTTCAAGCTTGAAGGCTATAACGAGTGCCTTATAACGTATGTAATGGCGGCATCTTCGCCAACGTATCCTGTGGGTAAAGATGCTTATGACCAGGCATGGGCGCGCAATGGCGCTATCAGGAGTAACGCAACAAGCTGGGGACTTCCGGTAATCCTTAAATATAACGGTACTAATGGTGTAGGCCCAATGTTTTGGTCGCACTATTCGTATCTTGGCCTCGACCCAATGACCCTTAAGGACCAATATGCCGATTATCAGGCACTGGTAGTAAATCATGCGAAAATACAGCACGCTTACTGTGTGGCAAACCCAATCGGCTGGACAGGCTACAGCGATAAAGTTTGGGGGCTTACGGCAAGCTACACCCGCAATAGTGATGGTTCGGTTGGCTACAGTGCTCACGCACCGAATAATGACAGGGGTGTCATAACACCTACGGCTGCGTTGTCATCTTACCCGTATACCCCGGCAGAGTCTTTAAAGCACCTCCGCTTTTTATATGAAGATGCTGCCTGGAAAGATAAGCTTATAGGCCATGCAGGCCCTTATGATGCCTTTAGTATCCATCATAGCTGGTTTACAAAGCGTTATTTGGCTATAGACCAGGGTACCATAGCCCCGATGATAGAAAATCACCGTACAGGGCTTTTATGGGAGCTTTTTATGAATGCTCCCGAAGTGAAGCAGGGGTTGCAGACACTTGGGTTTGAATCAACTAAACACGGAATTTAA
- a CDS encoding RagB/SusD family nutrient uptake outer membrane protein: protein MNKNIKYKCIAGLMAAALLAGCNDELDVEQRDGQTVNDYLSNPANATNLVNGVYSKLLDFNMYSFSWIGITSITSDDADKGSSAGDTGTDKHKMDALTFSSSDLSFNEIWTGRYEGIYRANNAIFYLDQLQIDAALKNRLVAEAKFLRALWYFDLVRCFGGVPVVTGNIDLNDTETINEIVFTKKTKAEVYAQIETDLMEAIPALPLKSQYSAADMGRATKGAAQALLAKAYLYQEKWQQSFDMANEVINSGQYGLLPNYAHVWREVGENGAESIFEVQATANLGLVDYTNVQGPRGTPDLGWGFNTPSESLVNSYLPGDVRKDATILFSGSVLWDGFVTPATWTNPRYNYKAYQSQISETWIGKGVTGKNLRILKYSDILLIRAEAAFRLGNLSEAKNRLDELRLRTGLGPVTAPVTLQTIINERRWEMAMEHERWFDLVRTGTAPAAMAANGKTFIVGTHEVFPIPAPQVTASGGRLIQNNGY, encoded by the coding sequence ATGAACAAGAATATAAAATATAAATGTATTGCAGGCCTCATGGCAGCTGCACTTCTAGCCGGCTGTAATGATGAGCTTGATGTAGAGCAACGTGACGGTCAAACGGTTAATGATTACCTTAGTAATCCTGCAAATGCTACCAACCTTGTTAATGGCGTTTACAGCAAGCTTCTCGACTTTAATATGTATTCGTTTTCGTGGATTGGTATTACAAGCATAACAAGTGATGATGCAGACAAAGGATCATCGGCCGGCGACACGGGTACTGACAAACACAAAATGGATGCCCTTACATTTTCATCAAGTGATTTATCCTTCAATGAAATTTGGACGGGAAGGTATGAAGGCATATACAGGGCCAACAATGCTATTTTTTATCTTGACCAGCTTCAGATAGATGCTGCACTTAAAAACAGGTTGGTAGCTGAGGCTAAATTTTTAAGGGCGTTGTGGTATTTTGACCTGGTACGTTGCTTTGGTGGTGTGCCGGTAGTTACGGGTAATATTGACCTTAATGATACCGAGACTATCAATGAAATAGTATTTACTAAAAAAACCAAAGCTGAAGTATATGCCCAAATAGAGACGGACCTTATGGAGGCTATACCTGCACTACCGCTTAAATCACAATACAGCGCTGCAGATATGGGCCGGGCTACTAAAGGTGCTGCACAGGCGCTTTTGGCTAAAGCATATCTGTATCAGGAAAAATGGCAGCAGTCATTTGACATGGCCAATGAAGTAATCAATTCGGGACAGTACGGGCTTTTGCCAAATTACGCACATGTTTGGCGTGAAGTTGGGGAAAACGGAGCCGAATCAATTTTTGAAGTGCAGGCAACGGCCAATCTTGGCCTTGTAGATTATACAAACGTACAGGGCCCACGGGGTACACCCGATTTGGGCTGGGGTTTTAATACACCGTCAGAATCGCTTGTAAATTCATATCTGCCTGGAGATGTGCGTAAAGATGCTACTATTTTATTTTCAGGTAGCGTACTTTGGGATGGTTTTGTAACGCCTGCTACATGGACAAATCCGCGATACAATTATAAAGCCTACCAAAGCCAGATAAGTGAAACCTGGATTGGTAAAGGTGTAACAGGCAAAAACCTGAGGATATTAAAATACAGCGATATATTGCTTATACGTGCTGAAGCTGCATTCCGTCTTGGAAATCTTTCCGAAGCGAAAAACAGGCTCGATGAACTTCGTTTGAGGACAGGACTCGGGCCGGTAACTGCTCCCGTAACATTACAAACCATAATTAACGAAAGGCGCTGGGAAATGGCAATGGAACACGAAAGGTGGTTTGACCTGGTGCGTACGGGTACAGCACCTGCAGCAATGGCAGCAAACGGTAAAACATTTATAGTAGGCACACATGAAGTGTTCCCTATACCGGCACCGCAGGTAACTGCAAGCGGCGGAAGGCTGATTCAAAACAATGGATACTAA
- a CDS encoding prolyl oligopeptidase family serine peptidase, translating to MLRILFIVIFVSVPSFAQKVKDGSFKTEIVQKKQLNYLLNIPADTKAKKPLIVFLHGSGEKGSDLEKVKVHGPFKYLKTNSIDAYVLAPQCPEGEYWDSETLYRLVQKVVKENSVDQNRIYLTGLSMGGWGAWNLAFAHPEMFAALVPICGFVDRVPMLENCKIKDIPTRIFHGLLDDVVDVSYSTTIYKKLKPCSKDISLTIFDDANHDSWTRVYDNSAIYDWMLQQKKQ from the coding sequence ATGTTACGGATTCTATTCATAGTAATATTTGTTTCTGTACCGTCTTTTGCCCAAAAGGTGAAAGACGGTTCTTTCAAAACCGAAATTGTGCAGAAAAAGCAGCTTAATTACCTGCTGAACATTCCTGCAGATACCAAAGCAAAGAAGCCATTGATAGTGTTTTTGCATGGCTCGGGCGAAAAAGGAAGCGATTTAGAGAAAGTAAAGGTTCACGGGCCTTTTAAGTATTTGAAGACAAACAGTATAGATGCTTATGTGCTTGCTCCGCAATGCCCTGAAGGTGAATACTGGGACAGCGAAACGCTTTACAGGCTGGTACAAAAAGTAGTAAAGGAAAATAGCGTTGACCAAAACCGTATTTACCTTACAGGCCTTAGCATGGGTGGCTGGGGCGCCTGGAACCTGGCTTTTGCCCACCCCGAAATGTTTGCTGCTCTGGTGCCGATTTGCGGATTTGTAGACAGGGTGCCAATGCTGGAAAATTGCAAGATTAAGGATATACCCACGCGTATTTTCCACGGGCTGCTTGATGATGTAGTTGATGTAAGCTACTCAACAACAATATATAAAAAGCTGAAGCCGTGCAGCAAAGACATAAGCCTGACAATTTTTGATGATGCCAACCATGACAGCTGGACGCGCGTGTATGATAACAGCGCTATATATGACTGGATGCTTCAACAGAAAAAACAATAA
- a CDS encoding NAD(P)-dependent oxidoreductase, which produces MKFGIIKERKSPPDKRVVFTPAELTELNNKYPEARVKVESSDIRIFTDAEYEAKGIEVNGDMTDCDVLLGVKEVPVDALIPDRKYFFFSHTIKKQPHNQKLLQAILDKNIDLFDHETIVDENYKRLIGFGRYAGNVGTYNGFRAFGLKFELYNLPKAESLQDKEALIARLRRLILPPVKIVLTGRGKVGMGAKEILDAMKIKEVSIENYLTKNYSEPVYVQIDVLDYNRRKDGQVLTNNDFYTHPFEYVSNFERFTKVSDIFIAGHFYGNNAPAILTREMLTAHDNKIKVVADISCDVDGPVASTLRASTIAEPFYGYHPFENKEVDIHHPAAIVVMAVDNLPCELPRDASQGFGEMFMEHVIPAFFNGDKDGILERAQITRSGRLMPRFQYLEGYVKQKAIL; this is translated from the coding sequence ATGAAATTCGGCATCATAAAAGAAAGAAAATCCCCACCTGACAAACGTGTAGTTTTTACTCCTGCAGAGCTGACGGAATTAAATAATAAATATCCTGAGGCCCGGGTTAAGGTAGAGTCTTCAGATATCAGGATATTTACCGATGCCGAATATGAAGCGAAGGGAATTGAAGTAAACGGGGATATGACAGATTGTGATGTGCTGCTTGGTGTAAAAGAGGTGCCTGTTGATGCCCTTATTCCGGATAGGAAATATTTCTTTTTCTCTCATACCATAAAAAAACAGCCTCATAACCAAAAGTTGCTGCAGGCTATACTTGATAAAAATATTGACCTATTTGACCACGAGACCATTGTTGATGAAAATTATAAAAGGCTTATAGGATTTGGCCGTTATGCCGGCAATGTGGGCACATATAATGGTTTTAGAGCCTTCGGCTTAAAGTTTGAATTGTACAATTTGCCAAAAGCAGAATCTTTACAGGATAAAGAGGCACTTATTGCCAGGCTTAGGAGGTTAATACTGCCGCCGGTAAAGATTGTTCTTACAGGCCGTGGTAAGGTTGGGATGGGAGCCAAAGAAATACTTGATGCAATGAAAATCAAGGAAGTTTCTATAGAAAACTACCTTACTAAAAATTACAGTGAGCCGGTATATGTTCAGATAGATGTGCTTGATTATAACAGGCGCAAAGACGGCCAGGTGCTTACCAATAATGATTTTTATACACATCCATTTGAGTATGTAAGCAATTTTGAGCGCTTCACAAAGGTTTCAGACATATTTATCGCAGGACATTTTTACGGAAATAATGCTCCGGCAATACTTACCCGTGAAATGCTGACCGCCCATGATAACAAAATAAAAGTTGTAGCTGATATTTCCTGCGATGTTGATGGCCCGGTAGCATCAACGCTCAGAGCATCTACAATTGCCGAACCTTTTTACGGCTATCATCCATTTGAAAATAAAGAGGTAGATATTCATCATCCTGCAGCTATAGTGGTTATGGCTGTAGATAACCTGCCTTGTGAACTTCCCCGAGACGCAAGCCAGGGATTTGGTGAAATGTTTATGGAACATGTTATTCCTGCTTTTTTTAATGGCGATAAAGATGGTATTCTTGAGCGTGCCCAAATTACCCGCAGCGGCAGGCTTATGCCTAGGTTTCAGTATCTGGAAGGCTATGTCAAACAAAAAGCTATCCTGTAA
- a CDS encoding LamG domain-containing protein gives MSKPGDWAGNINFMAETGWYDAAKDTLVVKGYVKIKNADGGENNQDVRNSPKPSAEDLANGHVGNANRNAGKLTHYVLTWDATNAMFKVYANGQKISNPAWESRNGGNALPLNFFTPTRPIIGTFLSVVSGTAETWQRSMTGEIDEVRVYKKALSQADIGFLYELEKAGR, from the coding sequence ATGAGCAAACCGGGTGACTGGGCAGGCAATATTAACTTTATGGCAGAAACAGGATGGTATGATGCAGCTAAAGATACGCTTGTAGTAAAAGGATATGTCAAAATCAAAAATGCTGATGGCGGTGAAAATAACCAGGATGTAAGAAACTCTCCAAAACCGTCAGCTGAAGATCTTGCCAACGGACACGTAGGTAATGCCAACAGAAATGCAGGTAAACTTACGCACTATGTGCTTACTTGGGATGCTACAAATGCAATGTTCAAAGTTTATGCTAACGGACAAAAGATATCTAATCCGGCATGGGAATCACGTAATGGTGGAAACGCACTTCCTCTTAACTTCTTTACTCCTACAAGGCCTATTATTGGAACTTTCCTTTCTGTTGTAAGCGGCACTGCTGAAACATGGCAAAGGTCAATGACTGGTGAGATTGATGAAGTTCGCGTTTATAAAAAAGCACTTAGCCAGGCTGACATAGGTTTCTTATACGAGCTTGAAAAAGCAGGAAGATAA